A window from Salvia miltiorrhiza cultivar Shanhuang (shh) chromosome 2, IMPLAD_Smil_shh, whole genome shotgun sequence encodes these proteins:
- the LOC131009637 gene encoding glycine-rich cell wall structural protein 2-like, whose amino-acid sequence MIKVKVLVLKGVGMRHGSGGGFGGGSGGEGRLGGGGFGNSGGGGSGYDFGGGSGGGWGSGGGGGSGMGQGSAGYGSGGGYEGGGGSSFRIGDEAKDLFRERISFLTVLSSVKWWGEFGAILPR is encoded by the coding sequence ATGATAAAGGTCAAGGTTTTGGTCTTAAAAGGGGTTGGGATGCGCCATGGCAGCGGCGGCGGGTTTGGCGGCGGCTCTGGTGGTGAGGGTAGGTTGGGCGGCGGAGGATTTGGTAATAGCGGTGGTGGTGGAAGTGGGTATGATTTTGGGGGAGGTAGTGGGGGAGGGTGGGGtagcggtggtggtggaggctCTGGCATGGGCCAAGGTAGTGCTGGATATGGTTCGGGCGGCGGATAcgaaggcggcggtggttcTAGTTTCCGAATAGGAGATGAAGCGAAGGATCtatttagagagagaatttcATTTCTAACAGTGTTAAGCTCCGTTAAGTGGTGGGGGgaatttggtgcgattttgccacgttga
- the LOC131011811 gene encoding probable calcium-binding protein CML44, producing the protein MSPISADDLHRIFKKLDKKNKGVVGIEELQHLLEQIGIQTRAEELEKLVGATAGLNYLDFFFFYEANVKAEHDDDLLKAFEVFDLNGDGRISCDELHSVLSRLGLLEKRSADDCKEMISVYDANSDGVLDFHEFKDMMSAPTSHQQHT; encoded by the coding sequence ATGTCTCCGATCAGCGCAGACGATCTGCACAGAATCTTCAAAAAGTTGGACAAGAAAAACAAGGGCGTAGTCGGCATTGAGGAGCTGCAGCACCTCCTGGAGCAAATCGGGATCCAGACGAGGGCGGAGGAGCTGGAGAAGCTGGTGGGGGCCACCGCCGGCCTCAACTATTtggacttcttcttcttctacgaGGCCAATGTGAAAGCGGAGCATGACGATGATCTACTCAAGGCCTTCGAGGTCTTCGACTTGAACGGCGACGGCCGCATCTCCTGCGACGAGCTGCACAGCGTGCTCTCCAGATTGGGCCTGCTGGAGAAGCGCAGCGCCGACGATTGTAAGGAGATGATCAGCGTCTACGATGCCAACTCCGACGGCGTTTTGGATTTTCACGAGTTCAAGGATATGATGTCTGCTCCCACTTCTCATCAACAACACACATAA
- the LOC131011812 gene encoding probable calcium-binding protein CML44 has translation MYPLTTYHLHQIFDELDRNKDGLVSIDELMSLLERLGLHAKRAELELLVGDKALNFFDFLFFYQTLNNIIVQENRDQIKERDHQIAEDDLRKAFGVFDLNGDGFISGEELQIALGRLGLWDDKSCGQDCMQMIGVYDTNSDGLLDFEEFKEMMSMDFLESS, from the coding sequence atgtACCCTCTCACCACATATCACTTGCACCAAATCTTCGACGAGCTAGACCGGAATAAAGACGGCCTAGTGAGCATCGACGAGCTCATGTCGCTCCTCGAGAGGCTCGGCCTGCACgctaaacgagccgagctcgagcttctGGTGGGCGATAAGGCCCTCAATTTTTTCGATTTCCTTTTCTTCTACCAAACCTTGAACAATAtcattgttcaagagaatcgaGACCAAATCAAGGAGCGGGACCACCAAATCGCGGAGGATGATCTTAGGAAGGCGTTCGGGGTTTTTGATCTGAACGGCGACGGATTCATCTCCGGCGAGGAGCTGCAGATTGCATTAGGTAGATTAGGGTTATGGGATGATAAGAGCTGTGGCCAAGATTGTATGCAAATGATTGGCGTCTACGACACTAATTCCGATGGCTTGCTAGATTTCGAGGAGTTCAAGGAAATGATGTCCATGGATTTCTTGGAATCTTCttag